The Culex pipiens pallens isolate TS chromosome 2, TS_CPP_V2, whole genome shotgun sequence DNA window GGTTGCCTTGCTGAGTAGGATGAATATTTTCTCACGATTTATTATAAAGAGCGCTCTCTCACACAATCATGGTGTTCGAATAGAGCTGTCTTTCCCATTAGAACACCATCggataaaacaattaaaatttctcTTTTGTTTAGCTTAGAAAACAGAAAATATGTAACTCTGGACAATCGCTGTCGCGTGTCGTCCTTCGGTCGAttgatgaataaataaatatatcaaACAAGGGACATTTAGCTTGCAACAGTATTTcgagggtggttcaaaaaattgttCTGCCTTAATTAGTCTTTTTCTTTTGTCTAGCTTAATGTTACATACGCCCCCGCTCGTGAGTGTATGTTGCCTTTTTTGcgttataaataaaaatgatttaaaaaaacgcaCACGCTTACCCAACAGCAACAAGCTTAGGTTCCGTTGGCCTTCGGCAGGGGCCGCACAAGGTACAGCTTCTCGCCCTGCTTGTTGGTGTAGATGGGTGCTCTTTGGTAGTGGTCCACCAGCTGGTCCAGCGTGTGGAACTTTCGCTGTCCGATGCAGTACATGTTACCTTCGACGTGGACGCGGAAGTGCTTGTTGCGGCCGGGCGCTTTCAGCGATACGGAGTAGTCACCGAGCTAAAAAGGGACAAGGGAAACGAAACATTCAAATAACGAGCTCGAAACGTGTTTCAGACGTAGGACTACGAAGGATAGCATTGCACTGGATCAGGTTTCAGTGTTTCCGGTTATCCAAACTATGAACAATTACTAGTCTGGATTACTGACAGGTTTTGTAGTCGGCAGAACTATGTTTCCTCGTAATCAACAGCACTGATTTCTTGGTGGAGGCTTACGCGTGTGGCCAAGAGCAACACCGATTTGATGTTCGAGATGAAGATCCGTAGTTTAGTACGCAAGCTGAATTGGTTTGATGGCCACAAGGCCACGCCACGAAGACCTGCAAAGGCACCTTTGACTTTCTTGATCCGCGTGGATATGTCAAGCTTGGTACCACCACCAGGTGCAATCTGACTACCAAGATACTGGAAAGTATCTTGGCGACCTTCTCAACTTCTTCATCAGCTTGTTCTGCGTGTCGTTTTCTCTTTGCGAGAACAGCACACTGTTATTAGCAAAGCCGATGTCGTTGCCAATGAAAACCGCGGTATGCGATCTACGCACTGACAAGACAACCTTGCAGAGAACTTTCAAAGTTATGCACAGTAGCATGATGCCAAGCCAGTTGTTGGTGCGATCCCTCTTGTACCTTCAACAAATTTTCCTGCATGCAGTGTTCCAGATTTTGCTGAACAATCGATGCAACATCCGAGCTGCGAACCAGGTGGCATATTTGAGCGTTTCTGTGGAGATCTGATCTATCCCTAGCACTTTTACAGACTTCGTACGCTTAACGGCTCCTTCAATCTCGCTTAGGATAGGGAGTCTCACTATACAACACAAGGTTTTTGCCTATGAGCAAGTCCTTAGCGTCCTGATACGTGTAGGCTACTACTTCAGTTGAGTGTTTGCAATAGGATGAACTCCGCAAGTTCTGCAACGGCTTCGTAAGAATGTCTGCCAACATCTCCCACTCGGACAGTACTGCAGATCAATCATCTTCATCTCCTTCATGTCACGAACGTAGAAGTATCTGATTTCGATGTGCTTCGCCCGCTTCTCGATAATGTTGCCGTACACGAGCTTGATGCAGCTTTGATTGTCCTTTTAGATCGGCACAGCTCGGTTGATCTTGATCCCGAACTTGTCCAGCAGTTCAGCTTCCTTTGATGACAGCGCTACGCAGCTCTGCTTCCGAGAGCCCCAGCTGACGAGTCCGCCGCCATAACGCACCAGATAATCAGAGTTGGATTTCCGGTCCCGATGGACGCCTGCCAAGTCCGCATCCACGTACATCTCCAGTCCTGCACCGGTAGATGCAGTTTGTGGTCGCTCGTCCCTAGCAAGTAGCGTAGCACTCGTTTGCCTCTTGCCAATCCAGCTTCGTCGGACGACTCGACATCAGCAGACCTCCAATCAGATAATCGGTGTTTTTAGGTAGCTGATCGTTCTCGCCTAGAGACCGAACTACTTCAGTTGAGTGTTTGCAATAGGATGAACTTTATGTTGGATTGTCGTCCCATTACACCTCCGACTCCCCTAAACGTTGTCTATTATGATCAGCTCTTCGTCGTCTTCCATTACATAATCGTACCCATCAAATCGTAGCAATCTGCAGTTCCATGTTCCGAGTTTTCAATCGATATCCTTTTCGTGCCCATATCTGCGCCGTAGTCCTACGTCGTTCATtgccgcaaaaaaaaagaaaagaaccaAAACTCACATTTGTTTCACTATCCCGGATCAGATAGTCGCCGTCGTGGCCGTGCGTGTTCAGCACCGTGTCGCACTGACTCCGCGTGATGGCACCGTAATACCAGCTCTTGCCGGTAAGCGGCGGCCGGTCCAGCTGCtgggagttgttgttgttgctgttggccGAGCTCGAGTTGTTGTTATTGGTGGCCTGGGACGGGTCGTTCGGCCGCCGGTCGAGCGAGTCGGGCCCGCTGCCGTTGTTGCTGCGGTACGGCTGGGCCAGATACTCGGACAGCTCCTGGAGATAGTTGCGCGGCACCAGGCCGATCTGGCCGTTGTTGTTCCGGGCCTTGTACCTGCAAGGGGGTTAAGGTGGGTTGAGCGGGGATTTGCTGGTTGTACGGGAGGGGACACTTACCACTCGGGATCTGTGACGGGTCGATCCAGGATCTCCAGGCGATCGCCCTTCTCGAAGGACAGCTCCGTGTCGTTGTTTGAGTTGAAAGAGTACAGCGCGACCACAATGTCCAGCACGTTTTCCGCCATGGCGTACGTGTGGACCGTGTCGTCTTCGGTTTCCTCCGTGGTGTAGTTGCTGGGGAACCAGCCGGTCGCGGAGCCGCTCTGGCCACGCCACCAGCCGTCGTTGGACTTTTCCAGGATCAGTATTCGCGTTCCTTTGATCAGCGAGAGCTCGTCCTGCTGTTGCGCTTGGTAGTTATACTTTACTATGGCAGTTCCTATGGGTGTGGAAGCTGGAAGGAAGAAAGATCGTTAGATATTCGTCAAGAACTTGCGCCGGAGAGGTCAGGAAATCTTACCAACGGCTTCGGAAGGATCCGGCGGCAGTCGCCTGCTCATGGTCGGGCTGTCCACCTGCCGCGAGGGGGAACAGTTTGGAAGAGTTTTGCTGCCAGAGGAACCCTTCTTCACTTTCTTCTTGAAGCTGTCGAACAGCGAAACCGACTTCTTCTCCTTCTTAACGTAATTGCTCGGGACGTATCCCGACTGGTTGTGGGAGTTCTGGACGCGCCACCAGTGTTTGCTGTCGTCCAGCAGTAGATAGCGTTCGTTTTTCCTAAGATCCAACTCCTGAGCACCTTGTGCGGCGTAATCGTACTTGGCTACCACGTAGCACACATCCTCTgtggaaaaaataacaaagagtAAGTCATGTGAGCAGAGTAGAAACATCTACAAAACACTCACCTTGCTTGATGCTGCCTGCCATTtcgagatttttaatgttatgaCAGAGCTTTGTTCGTAGAAAACCACTTTCTCTTCAGATCCAACTATTCACTTACAAGCTAATGACTAAGATTCTGTGTCTGGTTATCAAAATTGATCAGTGTTTGCAGTTTTACATCTACGTTCTAGCTACTTCTCCAAGACCGAAGGAATCCGGCTCATTCTACGATTCGGTCGCGATCTGCTGCGTACGATCATTGTTTCAACATTGTTCTAGTTGTGATGCGTTGTTTCGTAAtggtctgaaaaaaaaaaacataaaaacaataattaaagGGATTGAATCAAATAAGCTCAAGTCCGGAATGAGTTGTAATGACATCATGTGTGCAGACTAGACTGTCCAAATAAACGTAGAAAGGTCAAGAGAAGTACCACATTCGTAGCCGAAACAGCTTGAACGtgacaaaacaataacaaaatgaAGCTCACTTGTGATAATGATGTGTTCCATTCTTGAGCACATTAAACGAGACCACCTCCTGATATCTCCAACTACTTGTTTTACAAGCCCCAATCTAAAACAATCATTACTCCCAACCCTTTTCCTACGAACCCACACTTGAAGAACTACTCAAGGGATCAATACTGGTGACAACAACCTCTTCCACGAATTAGCAAAAAGAGGAagacgaaagaaaaaaaaatcatcacaacAGCTCAGGCCGCTCAGTAACACAGTAAAAGGACGAAAAATATCCACCCCAAGttttacacagcaaataaacaGCAAACTAGGCTCCCGCCGCTCACACACATACCATGAAGAACACAGACACGGGGGCGCGTTAAAGTGCAACGCCGCCAACCCCGGCAGGACAATATATCGAgctaaacatttcattagggcacaaaaccaaaacgggattattccactattccattcattagtacactccctacatgccctccaagaatcagattgataacaaacaattttctattgaaaaaatcaaaaactcaaaagggcccataacaatgttcactccgaaccagaaaaaaaattcaattgtgcccttttctttttcgttagtttttcgtagttgaggaactttctatgttataaagtgaagttttcatacattcttaacactaattcacttcaaaacaacgtttg harbors:
- the LOC120431282 gene encoding cytoplasmic protein NCK1 isoform X2; the encoded protein is MAGSIKQEDVCYVVAKYDYAAQGAQELDLRKNERYLLLDDSKHWWRVQNSHNQSGYVPSNYVKKEKKSVSLFDSFKKKVKKGSSGSKTLPNCSPSRQVDSPTMSRRLPPDPSEAVASTPIGTAIVKYNYQAQQQDELSLIKGTRILILEKSNDGWWRGQSGSATGWFPSNYTTEETEDDTVHTYAMAENVLDIVVALYSFNSNNDTELSFEKGDRLEILDRPVTDPEWYKARNNNGQIGLVPRNYLQELSEYLAQPYRSNNGSGPDSLDRRPNDPSQATNNNNSSSANSNNNNSQQLDRPPLTGKSWYYGAITRSQCDTVLNTHGHDGDYLIRDSETNLGDYSVSLKAPGRNKHFRVHVEGNMYCIGQRKFHTLDQLVDHYQRAPIYTNKQGEKLYLVRPLPKANGT
- the LOC120431282 gene encoding cytoplasmic protein NCK1 isoform X1; amino-acid sequence: MFLLCSHDLLFVIFSTEDVCYVVAKYDYAAQGAQELDLRKNERYLLLDDSKHWWRVQNSHNQSGYVPSNYVKKEKKSVSLFDSFKKKVKKGSSGSKTLPNCSPSRQVDSPTMSRRLPPDPSEAVASTPIGTAIVKYNYQAQQQDELSLIKGTRILILEKSNDGWWRGQSGSATGWFPSNYTTEETEDDTVHTYAMAENVLDIVVALYSFNSNNDTELSFEKGDRLEILDRPVTDPEWYKARNNNGQIGLVPRNYLQELSEYLAQPYRSNNGSGPDSLDRRPNDPSQATNNNNSSSANSNNNNSQQLDRPPLTGKSWYYGAITRSQCDTVLNTHGHDGDYLIRDSETNLGDYSVSLKAPGRNKHFRVHVEGNMYCIGQRKFHTLDQLVDHYQRAPIYTNKQGEKLYLVRPLPKANGT